In Streptomyces liangshanensis, the DNA window CTCGATCTGTTCCATGACCCGGTTCAGCCGTTCCAGCACGCCCGGCCCCCTTCCTCTTGACGACCACCACGCTAGGAGACCCACCTCCCCCCGCACCCGACATCCTGTGCCCGCTTCTGTCGGCCACGGCCGCGGCTTGTTCTGCCGCCTTCGGCGGGTGTGAGGCCGGGGGTACGAGGTGTACGCGGCCGCTCTCAGCCGAGACCGGCCGCGAGGTCCGCCACCGCAACCGCCGCCGGAACGGCGCGCAGCACCATCAGGTCACCCTCCCGGCGCGCCACCATCGCGAACGGGAAGCGGTCGACCTCCAGGCAGAGCGCGACGTCGTCCGGGTGGTACCCGCTCCGCAGCCCGGCGGCGAGGTCCGCCGCCGCCCGGGAGGCCTCCGCCCGGCGCACGTACGGGGACACCTCGACCTCGTCCCCGGTCAGGCACCGGCCGATGTACTCGGCGCAGGCGAGGTCCTCGTCGGCCCGCCCGTCCTCGCCGGTGACGACGAACGTCACCGGCCCGGAACCCCCGGCCCGCAGGAAGCGCGCGGTCGCCCCCGCCACCACGAAGCTCGCGCACAGCACGAGCGGCGCGTCCGCGACGGCCAGCGCGCCCACCGTCCCCGCCGTCGTCTTCTGCACCAGCGTGCGCCCGGCGAAGTCGCGTGACCGGAGCAGCCCGGGGGAGTTCACCGCGTCGAACCCCGCCGCCGGCGCGCCGTCCTTCAGCGCCAACCACCCCGGGTGCCGGGCCTTCAGGGCGAGAGCCTCACTCTCCGTCGAGGCCAGGACGATCCGCTCGACCCCGAGCGAGAAGGCCCAGGCGGCCACGGTGAACGCACGCATGACGTCGACGACCACCGCGACCCGAGGAACGCCCGCCAACTCCGGTATGCCGACGAAGTGATGATCCATCCCGCCATTCTGACCGCTGCCGGGCTCCGCCCCGGCCGGCGGGGCCCGATGTTGTGACTGAGCTCCTTGCCTGGCGGTACTCGCCAACTGGAACGCTCACCCCTGAACCGATCGTGAGCCATCCCGCCGCCCCATCACCCACGATCCGGCGCAGACGCCTGGCTACATCCCGCGCCTCAGGCCAGAGCGCTGGTACCGCGGGTCGTGCTGCCCGATGCCTGAGCGCCGGTGTGCAGATTGGCGCAGTCGGTCCCGAAAGCAGGGGAGAGGAAGTCACCAACGCCGCCGGCGACGGCGGAATCAGCAGCGAGGACGCTACCGGCCACGGCGGTAGCGACGAGAGTGGTGGCAGTCAGTGCACGGCAGTACGTCATGCCCGGTGAACGAGGCGCCGCACGCCCGGCCACGAACATCGACATCCTGGCGATCCGGTTCTCATTGCATAAAGCTGCGGCGGAACGTATAGTCATGCCATTGCCGAGGAGGGCGTTTCGATGGTGGCACAGACCGTACGTGCAGCGGTGGCCGGGGCGAGTGGGTATGCGGGTGGGGAGTTGCTTCGGCTGCTCCTCGGGCATCCCGGGGTCCGTATCGGCGCCCTGACCGCGAACTCCAACGCCGGGCAGACGCTCGGGAGCCTGCAACCGCACCTCCTGCCGCTGGCCGGCCGGGTGCTGGAGGCGACGTCCGCCGAGGTGCTCGCCGGGCACGACGTCGTGTTTCTCGCGCTGCCCCACGGGCAGTCCGCCGCCGTCGCCGAGCAGCTCGGCGACGAGGTGCTCGTCATCGACGTGGGCGCCGACTTCCGGCTCAAGGACGCCGCCGACTGGGAGAGGTTCTACGGCTCCGCGCACGCCGGCACCTGGCCCTACGGGCTCCCCGAACTGCCGGGCGCCCGCGCCGCG includes these proteins:
- a CDS encoding 2-phosphosulfolactate phosphatase, with product MDHHFVGIPELAGVPRVAVVVDVMRAFTVAAWAFSLGVERIVLASTESEALALKARHPGWLALKDGAPAAGFDAVNSPGLLRSRDFAGRTLVQKTTAGTVGALAVADAPLVLCASFVVAGATARFLRAGGSGPVTFVVTGEDGRADEDLACAEYIGRCLTGDEVEVSPYVRRAEASRAAADLAAGLRSGYHPDDVALCLEVDRFPFAMVARREGDLMVLRAVPAAVAVADLAAGLG